The Acidimicrobiales bacterium sequence GCCGGCCGTCTCACCCTGCGGGAGATCTACCAGACGTCGGTGCGGGAGCTGGCCGCCAGCCTGTCGCCCGACCTGCGCGAGGAGCTGGCCCGGGTCACCCTGCCGTTCGCCGACCGGGGCAACCCCTCCGAACCCGAGCTCCGCATCGCTCAGGCGCAGCTGGTGGGCTGGCTCGACGGTCTCTTCCACGGCATCCAGGCCACCGTCTTCGCCCAGCAGATGGCCGCCCGGGCCCAGATCGAGGGCCAGCGCGGCCTTCCCCCCGGCGCCGACGATCGCATGCAGCGCATGCGCCCACCCGGGTACCTCTAGGCCTTTCGCCGCCGCAGGGCCACGGCCGGCCGGCCACACCCGGTCGCCAGCGCCTCTGGCGGCAAGAAGAGGCGCTATTCGCCCCTCCTTGCCGCCGGAACCCGAAGGGACGCTCGGCGGGCGGCCGAAGTGAGCGCCAGCGGGCGGGCCGGCGGAGCCGGCCCGCACCTTCAACCTTTCTCTGCTCGGGACGATGACGACGGCCCTCCCCCGTCCGGCGCGAGGCGCTAACGTTCCTAATGACACCGATGTAGTTATACACAGGCGCTGTGAAAGCCCTGTGGAAAGGAGGACGGCGGGGTCGTGGCGAGCAGCTTCACCCACCTCCACGTGCACACCGAGTTCTCCATGCTCGACGGTGCGGCGCGGGTGAAGGAGGTGATCGCGGCGGCGGCGGCCGACGGGCAGCCGGCGCTCGGGATCACCGACCACGGCAACATGTACGGCGTCTTGGACTTCTACCGGGAGTGCCGGGCGGCCGGCGTCACCCCGGTGATCGGGACCGAGGCGTACATGGCGGGCGAGAGCCGCCACGAGCGCCCCGTCCGGCGGGGCCGCATCGACGACACCGGCGGCGAGGACGGCGAGGGCGAGAAGCTCTACTACCACCTCACCCTGCTGGCCGAGACCACCACCGGCTACTCGAACCTCCTCAAGCTGTCGAGCGCCGCCTACCTCGAGGGCTACTACTACAAGCCCCGCCTCGACTGGGAGCTGCTCGACCGCCACGCCCGGGGCGTCATCGCCACCACCGGCTGCCTGGGCGGCGTCGTCCTCCAGGCCCTCCTGCGGGGCGACCACGAGGGTGCGCTGAAGCTGGCGGGGCGCCTCCAGGACATCTTCGGGCGGGACAACCTGTTCGTCGAGCTCCAGGACCACGGCCTGGCCAAGCAGCACCGGACCAACCCGCAGCTGGTGGAGATCGCCCGCCAGCTCGGCGCGCCGCTGCTGGCCACCAACGACAGCCACTACACCAAGCGCGAGCACGCCGTCGCCCACGACGCCCTGCTCTGCGTGCAGACGGGCGCCACCCTGGCCGACGAGAAGCGGTTCCGGTTCGAGGGGGACGAGCACTACCTCAAGTCGGCGGCCGAGATGCGCCACCTGTTCGCCGAGCTGCCCGAGGCGTGCGACAACACGCTGTGGATCGCCGAGCGGGCCCAGGTCGAGATCGAGTTCGGCAAGCCCAAGCTGCCCCGCTTCCCCCTCCCCGCCGGGTTCGAGGACGACGACGCCTACCTGCGCCACCTCACCTACGAGGGAGCCCACCAGCGCTACGGCGGAGAGCTCCCGAGCGCCGTGGTCGACCGCCTGGACTACGAGCTGGCGGTCATCTCCGACATGGGGTTCTCCGCCTACTTCCTCGTGGTGTGGGACCTCATCCGCCACGCCAGGGAACGGGGGATCCGGGTGGGCCCGGGCCGGGGGTCGGCGGCCGGGTGCTGCGTCGCCTACTGCCTGCGCATCGTCGACCTCGACCCCATCCGCTACGACCTGCTGTTCGAGCGCTTCTTGAACCCCGGCCGCAAGCAGATGCCCGACATCGACATGGACTTCGACGAGCGCTACCGCGGCGAGATGATCCGCTACGCGGCCGAGCGTTACGGGCCCGATCACGTCGCCAACGTCGTCACCTTCTCCACCATCAAGGCCCGGGCCGCCGTCCGCGACGCCGCCCGGGTCCTCGGCTACCCCTACGTCGTGGGCGACAAGGTCGCCAAGGCCATGCCGCCGCTGATCATGGGGCGGGACACGCCCCTGGCCGCCTGCTTCGAGCAGCTCCCCGGGCACGCCGACGGCTACAAGATGGCCGGCGACCTGCGGACCATGTACGAGACGGACCCCGACGCCCGCAAGGTCATCGACGTCGCCCGCGGGCTGGAGGGCCTGCGCCGCCAGGACGGCATCCACGCCGCCGCCGTCGTCATCACCGACGAGCCCCTCACCGAGTACCTGCCCATCCAGCGCAAGCCCGAGCCGGGCGGCGACCCGGGCGACGCCCCCATCGTCACCCAGTACGAGATGCACGGCGTCGAGTCCCTCGGGCTGTTGAAGATGGACTTCCTGGGCCTGCGCAACCTGAGCGTCATCGAGCGCGCCCTCGACATCGTCGAGGGATCCACCGGCACCCGGCCCGACATCGACGACGTCGCCCTGGACGACGAGGCGACGCTGGACATGCTCCGCCAGGGCAGGTCGATCGGGGTGTTCCAGCTCGAGGGCGGCCCCATGCGCGCCCTGATGCGGTCGCTGGCCCCCACCAGCTTCGACGACGTCGCCGCCCTCGTGGCCCTGTACCGCCCGGGGCCCATGGCGGCCAACATGCACAACGACTACGCCGACCGGAAGAACGGTCGGAAGCCGGTCACCTGCCTGCACGACGAGCTCCGGGAGATGCTGGCCGACACCCAGGGCCTGATGATCTACCAGGAGCAGGTCATGCGGGTGGCCCAGCGCTTCGCCGGCTACTCCCTGGAGGAGGCCGACAACCTCCGCAAGGCGTGCGGCAAGAAGATCCGGGCCCTCATCGCCAAGGAGCGGGTCAAGTTCGTCGAGGGTTGCGAGCGCACGGGCTACGGCGCCGACCTCGGCACCAAGCTGTTCGACGTCATCGAGCCCTTCGCCGACTACGCCTTCAACAAGAGCCACTCCTACGGCTACGGCCTCGTCGCCTACCAGACGGCCTGGCTCAAGGCCAACCACCCGGTCGCCTACCTGGCCGCCCTCCTCACCTCGGTCAAGGACGACAAGGACAAGACGGCCGTCTACCTGGCCGAGTGCCGGGCCCTCGGCATC is a genomic window containing:
- a CDS encoding proteasome activator; translation: MSSSGSPLDPPDRLAVDQQEAREPAPEIVGDGSPVRAGGEANETVEHPAKVMRIASMIKQLLEEVRQAPLDDAGRLTLREIYQTSVRELAASLSPDLREELARVTLPFADRGNPSEPELRIAQAQLVGWLDGLFHGIQATVFAQQMAARAQIEGQRGLPPGADDRMQRMRPPGYL
- the dnaE gene encoding DNA polymerase III subunit alpha translates to MASSFTHLHVHTEFSMLDGAARVKEVIAAAAADGQPALGITDHGNMYGVLDFYRECRAAGVTPVIGTEAYMAGESRHERPVRRGRIDDTGGEDGEGEKLYYHLTLLAETTTGYSNLLKLSSAAYLEGYYYKPRLDWELLDRHARGVIATTGCLGGVVLQALLRGDHEGALKLAGRLQDIFGRDNLFVELQDHGLAKQHRTNPQLVEIARQLGAPLLATNDSHYTKREHAVAHDALLCVQTGATLADEKRFRFEGDEHYLKSAAEMRHLFAELPEACDNTLWIAERAQVEIEFGKPKLPRFPLPAGFEDDDAYLRHLTYEGAHQRYGGELPSAVVDRLDYELAVISDMGFSAYFLVVWDLIRHARERGIRVGPGRGSAAGCCVAYCLRIVDLDPIRYDLLFERFLNPGRKQMPDIDMDFDERYRGEMIRYAAERYGPDHVANVVTFSTIKARAAVRDAARVLGYPYVVGDKVAKAMPPLIMGRDTPLAACFEQLPGHADGYKMAGDLRTMYETDPDARKVIDVARGLEGLRRQDGIHAAAVVITDEPLTEYLPIQRKPEPGGDPGDAPIVTQYEMHGVESLGLLKMDFLGLRNLSVIERALDIVEGSTGTRPDIDDVALDDEATLDMLRQGRSIGVFQLEGGPMRALMRSLAPTSFDDVAALVALYRPGPMAANMHNDYADRKNGRKPVTCLHDELREMLADTQGLMIYQEQVMRVAQRFAGYSLEEADNLRKACGKKIRALIAKERVKFVEGCERTGYGADLGTKLFDVIEPFADYAFNKSHSYGYGLVAYQTAWLKANHPVAYLAALLTSVKDDKDKTAVYLAECRALGIQVLVPDVNLSESDFTARGGAIPFGLSAIRNVGSGLVERIVAARESGGPFSDFYDFCERVDPMVLNKRTVESLIKSGAFDSLGHPRKGLCLVFEQVIDRFLARRRERELGVMSLFSFDSDEGGGDGDDGAGSPAFDDARVPVPDLEFDKAQKLAFEKEMLGLYISDHPLLGVEASLRRITDGSIAELRELRDGEIRTVGGVVTGLSRKYTKKGDLMATFFLEDLQSAIECWVFPRAMHEYGPLLVDDAIVCVKARLDTRDEQPKLTALEIRRPELNAGDNTEVHLEVPLGSLTESRVTQLKQLLVEHPGPSPVFLHVGRKVLRLTDDFGVDAGNGFMGEIRVLLGPNAVLG